One genomic region from Caloenas nicobarica isolate bCalNic1 chromosome 22, bCalNic1.hap1, whole genome shotgun sequence encodes:
- the ACOT7 gene encoding cytosolic acyl coenzyme A thioester hydrolase isoform X7 codes for MSQRRLWRQLQAGKEAQPSADKAEVEVLELRAAWASPREILHGVPPSCTAWPRLLPSLSCHPQEPCVAALARVERTDFLSPVCIGEVANVSAEITYTSRHSVEVQVNVMSENILTGAKKVTNKATLWYVPLSLKNVNKVLEVPPIQYARKEQEDEGRKRYEEQKLDRLETKQRNGDVIFPVINPDRQTKGKALRALPRGCPPRGGDAKQSEARLVFPALSTFGISGQMENAAVPESGFPLLAVRGATHRGLQPVQPDPPGGTVGLHAAGLRARRCHHEAHG; via the exons ATGAGCCAGAGGCGGCTTTGGCGCCAGTTACAGGCGGGGAAGGAAGCACAGCCTTCAGCTGATAAGGCGGAGGTTGAAGTGCTGGAGCTGCGTGCGGCATGggccagccccagggagatcCTGCACGGTGTCCCGCCGTCCTGCACGGCGTGGCCGCGGCTGCTACCCTCACTATCTTGCCATCCCCAGGAGCCCTGCGTGGCCGCGCTGGCGCGGGTGGAGCGGACGGACTTCCTGTCCCCAGTGTGCATCGGCGAGGTGGCCAATGTCAGCGCTGAGATCACCTACACCTCCCGGCACTCTGTGGAGGTCCAGGTCAACGTTAtgtctgaaaacattttaacag GGGCAAAGAAGGTGACGAACAAAGCAACACTGTGGTACGTGCCACTGTCCCTGAAGAACGTGAACAAGGTCCTCGAGGTTCCCCCTATCCAG TATGCGAGAAAGGAGCAGGAGGACGAGGGGAGGAAGCGTTATGAGGAGCAAAAGCTGGATCGGCTGGAAACTAAGCAGAGAAACGGTGACGTGATCTTCCCCGTCATCAACCCAG ACAGGCAGACGAAAGGTAAGGCTCTGCGGGCGCTGCCACGTGGGTGTCCCCCCCGAGGAGGCGATGCCAAGCAGTCAGAGGCTCGGCTGGTTTTTCCTGCACTGAGCACCTTTGGCATCTCTGGCCAGATGGAAAATGCAGCTGTCCCCGAGAGCGGTTTTCCTCTGCTGGCAGTCAGAGG AGCCACACACCGTGGGCTACAGCCAGTCCAGCCTGATCCACCTGGTGGGACCGTCGGACTGCACGCTGCTGGGCTTCGTGCACGGAG